A window from Pangasianodon hypophthalmus isolate fPanHyp1 chromosome 4, fPanHyp1.pri, whole genome shotgun sequence encodes these proteins:
- the wnt3a gene encoding protein Wnt-3a — MIHLAWLLLISGIPHVTASYPIWWSLAVGHQYSSVASRPVLCSSIPGLVPKQLRFCRNFAEVMPSVVHGLSIAIRECQHQFRGRRWNCTTLNDTLAIFGPVLDKATREAAFVHAIASAGIAFAVTRGCADGSTTICGCDMIRKVPPGDGWKWGGCSEDINFGNMVSREFADARENRLDARSAMNRHNNEAGRVSITEHRYLKCKCHGLSGSCEVKTCWFSQPDFRKIGDYMKDKYDSASEMVVEKHRESRGWVETLRPKFAFFKPPMETDLIYYESSPNFCEPNKETGSFGTQDRTCNLTSHGIDGCELLCCGRGHNTKTERRKEKCHCVFHWCCYVSCQECMRVYDVHTCK, encoded by the exons ATGATACACCTCGCATGGCTGCTGCTGATCTCCGGGATTCCGCATGTTACAGCAAGTTATCCGATATGGTG GTCATTAGCGGTGGGTCATCAGTACTCGTCTGTAGCATCTCGGCCTGTGCTGTGCAGCTCGATCCCGGGTCTAGTGCCAAAGCAGCTGCGGTTCTGCAGGAATTTTGCAGAGGTGATGCCCAGTGTGGTGCACGGCCTCAGCATCGCCATCCGCGAGTGTCAACACCAGTTCCGTGGCCGCCGATGGAACTGCACTACTCTCAATGACACGCTCGCCATCTTTGGTCCCGTCCTAGATAAAG CGACGAGGGAAGCTGCATTCGTTCACGCCATCGCATCTGCAGGAATAGCATTTGCCGTGACCCGAGGGTGTGCTGACGGTTCAACTACGATCTGTGGCTGTGATATGATACGTAAAGTTCCACCAGGGGATGGGTGGAAGTGGGGCGGCTGCAGCGAGGACATCAACTTCGGAAACATGGTGTCACGAGAATTTGCTGATGCACGCGAGAACCGACTCGATGCCCGATCTGCCATGAACCGCCACAACAATGAGGCCGGCAGAGTA TCCATCACGGAGCACAGGTACCTGAAGTGTAAATGTCACGGACTGTCAGGAAGCTGCGAGGTGAAGACATGCTGGTTTTCACAGCCAGACTTTCGCAAAATTGGTGACTACATGAAGGACAAATATGACAGCGCCTCtgagatggtggtggagaaaCACAGGGAGTCTCGGGGCTGGGTTGAAACCCTGCGGCCCAAATTTGCCTTCTTTAAACCGCCCATGGAGACAGACCTCATCTACTACGAAAGTTCACCCAATTTCTGTGAGCCGAACAAGGAAACGGGTTCGTTTGGGACGCAAGATCGCACGTGTAACTTGACGTCGCACGGCATCGACGGCTGCGAGCTGCTCTGCTGCGGCCGAGGACACAACACGAAGACAGAGAGACGCAAAGAGAAATGTCACTGCGTCTTCCACTGGTGCTGCTACGTCAGCTGTCAGGAGTGTATGCGCGTCTACGACGTCCACACCTGCAAATAA